A stretch of the Lolium perenne isolate Kyuss_39 chromosome 3, Kyuss_2.0, whole genome shotgun sequence genome encodes the following:
- the LOC139838194 gene encoding NDR1/HIN1-like protein 10 has product MGDEPAAASYDGERFGYDPVDPFYLERKGERTVTAAFGGSSLVNDGGALRTYRREKSDGFYYVKVRLHADLGFKVRVFNARRKSKIICTLRLPVPNTSATPVTTQLGTRCSVDF; this is encoded by the exons ATGGGTGACGAGCCAGCCGCA GCGTCCTACGACGGCGAGCGCTTCGGGTACGACCCCGTGGACCCCTTCTACCTCGAGAGGAAGGGCGAGCGCACCGTCACGGCCGCGTTCGGCGGGTCCTCGCTCGTCAACGACGGCGGCGCGCTGCGCACGTACCGGAGGGAGAAGAGCGACGGGTTCTACTACGTCAAGGTGCGGCTCCACGCCGACCTGGGCTTCAAGGTCAGGGTCTTCAACGCGCGTCGCAAGAGCAAGATCATCTGCACGCTGCGGCTGCCGGTGCCCAACACGAGCGCCACGCCGGTGACCACGCAGCTGGGGACGAGGTGTTCCGTCGACTTCTGA
- the LOC127344321 gene encoding NDR1/HIN1-like protein 10: MAGYEKQQQQPQMSAPYYAYPAPQQPAYYAPPPPPPAPRRSGPSCFLCFIFKIIAIAIIALGALTIVLWLILRPRAVRATAVSATLSRFDLADAPSGGGRDGQLLQYNLTVDIRVRNPNRHGIHYDYAEAQASYDGERFGYDPVDPFYLERKGERTVTAAFGGSSLVDDGGALRSYRREKSDGFYSVKVRLYADLSFKVRVFNARRKSKITCALRLPVPNTSATPVTTQLGTRCSVDF; encoded by the coding sequence ATGGCCGGCTACgagaagcagcagcagcagcctcaGATGAGCGCGCCGTACTACGcctaccctgccccgcagcagccGGCGTACTATGCTCCTCCGCCCCCACCCCCGGCCCCGCGCAGGAGCGGCCCGAGCTGTTTCCTCTGCTTCATCTTcaagatcatcgccatcgccatcatcgcGCTCGGCGCCCTGACCATCGTCCTCTGGCTCATCCTCCGCCCGCGCGCCGTCAGGGCCACCGCCGTCTCCGCCACGCTCTCCCGCTTCGACCTCGCTGACGCCCCCTCCGGCGGTGGCCGCGACGGCCAGCTTTTGCAGTACAACCTGACCGTCGACATCCGGGTGCGCAACCCCAACCGCCACGGCATCCACTACGACTACGCCGAGGCGCAGGCGTCCTACGACGGCGAGCGCTTCGGGTACGACCCCGTCGACCCCTTCTACCTCGAGAGGAAGGGCGAGCGCACCGTCACAGCCGCGTTCGGCGGATCCTCGCTCGTCGACGACGGCGGCGCGCTGCGCTCGTACAGGAGGGAGAAGAGCGATGGGTTCTACTCCGTCAAGGTGAGGCTCTACGCCGACCTGAGCTTCAAGGTCAGGGTCTTCAACGCGCGTCGCAAGAGCAAGATCACCTGCGCTCTCCGGCTGCCGGTGCCCAACACGAGCGCCACGCCGGTGACCACGCAGCTGGGGACGAGGTGTTCCGTCGACTTCTGA